The proteins below are encoded in one region of Candidatus Cloacimonas sp.:
- a CDS encoding pyridoxamine 5'-phosphate oxidase family protein, whose translation MAHTNESVLQQEIMAWIKQNQYVYLATVDKNRPRIRPVVLFIYDDRYFVTTFRGDSKVSQIQNNKNIEVCIPLYEEGQTGYIRLSGIASLVHNATLKAEASERCFFFDDYFSGYDDPDYTLIEMDFDYAEYLRPGESYSQGCNLKRY comes from the coding sequence ATGGCACACACAAACGAATCCGTTTTACAACAAGAAATAATGGCTTGGATAAAACAAAACCAATATGTCTATCTGGCTACCGTAGATAAAAACCGTCCCCGAATTAGACCCGTAGTTCTATTTATCTACGATGATCGTTATTTTGTTACTACTTTCAGAGGTGATTCCAAGGTGAGCCAAATCCAAAACAATAAAAATATAGAGGTCTGCATTCCGCTATACGAAGAAGGACAAACAGGTTATATTCGCTTAAGCGGAATTGCTTCTCTTGTTCATAATGCAACGCTCAAAGCTGAGGCATCTGAGCGTTGCTTCTTTTTTGATGACTATTTTTCCGGCTATGATGATCCCGATTATACTCTTATAGAAATGGATTTTGACTATGCAGAGTATTTGAGACCCGGCGAAAGTTATAGTCAGGGTTGCAACCTAAAAAGATATTAA
- a CDS encoding carboxypeptidase regulatory-like domain-containing protein — MKRLSLLLVMICMVCLSWATIDEYYTFNATTGTYTPITGTDAAISTDDGISAAIPIGFTFGYGDFSYSEVKISSNGWVGLGTSQTGSNLTNNLASTSYQPVVAPLWDDLSMASGIVSYLTTGTAPNRIFTVQYADAKWNYSGPVGFNFQVQLYETGKVSFIYGSNAGTPNNPSASIGINMTPGGSGWFYSINPTSGAASTTTETTTITTFPAQGTVYEFNPVVAQANDLAATAISGNTTPTAGTATAYTITVRNRGTNPQSNYQVKLIDSNNNELGSTAGTTIQSNETLTFQVSWTPTVAGALVIRGKVVLTGDQNPTNDLTPTLNITVQPAGVQAVTIANGTETMRIPMDFFWKNSLSESIYLSDELGFVSGTITSLAYYNNFLDSPANGATKIWMGSTNVQDLSGGWIPSTQLSLVFDGNITYPSGVNTITIPLQTPYMHTPGNLVIMVQRPMDTQYYSASDNFYGLTIGANRTINIYSDSTPYDPANPPTGATLTGLVPKTTIFYSGQAIVNDMGCLSITGNPTPSVGAASNYVVTVKNNGTAVQTNYTVKLMKEGGVEVGSVAGTSINSLQTLQFTIPWTPTQTGATYIYGEVVLATDEIATNNQSAHLSVNVQAQGVVAITVGAGGSTGRMPVDMYYHNSLFETIYLATELNIGGLLTGIQFYNNFATNLPNMPTNIWVGETTQTDLSTGWIPSTQLTQVYNGTVNYPSGPNNILITLNPPYAYGGGNLVVMVERPMDTQYYSSSDVFVTQTGTVAARTLNLYSDSVDYDPASPAAATPAAMFPKTTFMLITEGMGSISGTVSVGATPLSGASVTVAGTALVCTTVNGAYNFPYVMEGAHQVTATKHGYNSVTNNVTVVEDQNTVSNFTLAPLPQVTVSGRVVGSDNPTAGLANATIALSGYEPYEAVTNASGNFSIPNVYASQTYNYTVTMTGYQQATGQVVVGTTNVNMGDITVTELTLPPVNVQATDNGAIASITWMEPGSGGGDWLHYDNGENNDSIGTGGANDFDVYIRFPASELTQYAGMSLYTLKVWPAQAGTFSVRVWTGGTATQPANMVVDQAFTPTLDTYNTVNLNNPVLVNGNEELWFGYRNVVTGGYPAGCDAGPAVDGFGNMMYFGGQWTTLIAQNPALDYNWNIQGFVGWAAPTNAPSLEGIKTVLKDTKSLPTANIKSVAQNTKSTQTVRSTNERIPVGYQVWRLLQGQETNESAWTLLTPTPINALMYPDAGWISLPDGTYKWAVKTVYTGGVYSIAGISNPLPLYNEIGTIAGIVRNMQNQPISGATVTCENVTATTNATGAYSMTVLAGTHTVTATHPNYQSVSQTGVIVVTGETTTVNFQLPPTANIFTDDFESYADFTITFAPWTLVDVDQSGTYGIQGYSWENIYNPQAFIIFNPTTTSPALTTFAAHGGNKLAACFASTTPPNNDWMITPQLTHPNSVKFWARSYVSDYGLERFKVGISPSTNPADFTIISGPNYIEAPVDWTEFTYQITNVGNYYIGIQCLSNDAFIFCVDDVTVTGGDVNDPEVPVVATALHNNYPNPFNPETTISYSVKEAGPVTLQVYNVKGQLVKTLIKGIQEPGNHTIVWNGTDNNGRSVSSGVYYYKMQAGKYSSTKKMIMMK; from the coding sequence ATGAAACGACTATCATTACTACTCGTGATGATATGTATGGTGTGTTTGTCTTGGGCGACAATTGATGAGTATTATACTTTCAATGCCACCACTGGAACCTACACACCAATTACTGGGACTGATGCAGCAATTTCAACTGATGATGGAATTTCCGCTGCCATCCCTATTGGATTCACTTTTGGTTATGGAGATTTTTCTTATAGCGAAGTAAAAATCTCTTCCAACGGCTGGGTTGGATTAGGAACTTCCCAAACTGGAAGTAACCTAACTAACAATCTTGCCTCCACATCTTATCAACCAGTGGTTGCCCCTTTATGGGACGATCTTAGTATGGCTTCAGGAATAGTAAGTTATCTTACCACTGGAACCGCTCCCAATCGTATTTTCACCGTTCAATATGCGGATGCCAAGTGGAACTATAGTGGTCCTGTTGGTTTTAATTTTCAAGTTCAACTTTATGAAACGGGCAAGGTTAGTTTCATTTATGGTTCTAATGCTGGAACGCCAAACAACCCTTCTGCCTCCATTGGCATCAATATGACCCCGGGTGGTTCTGGTTGGTTTTACAGTATAAATCCAACTTCCGGAGCTGCCTCCACTACTACGGAAACCACTACTATTACTACTTTCCCGGCTCAGGGAACTGTGTATGAATTTAATCCCGTTGTGGCTCAAGCCAATGATTTAGCCGCAACGGCCATTTCCGGAAACACTACTCCCACAGCAGGAACAGCAACGGCTTACACAATTACCGTTCGTAACCGGGGAACCAATCCTCAAAGCAATTATCAGGTTAAACTGATTGACAGCAATAACAATGAGCTTGGTTCCACGGCGGGAACCACCATTCAATCCAATGAGACCCTTACTTTTCAGGTTAGTTGGACTCCCACGGTAGCTGGCGCTTTAGTTATTCGCGGTAAAGTTGTTTTAACCGGAGATCAAAATCCTACTAACGACCTAACACCTACTTTGAATATTACCGTTCAGCCAGCTGGTGTTCAGGCAGTTACCATTGCTAACGGAACAGAAACAATGCGGATTCCGATGGATTTCTTCTGGAAGAACTCCCTTTCCGAAAGCATTTATTTGTCTGATGAACTGGGTTTTGTTAGCGGAACTATAACTTCTCTGGCTTATTACAATAACTTTCTTGATTCCCCTGCCAACGGAGCCACCAAAATTTGGATGGGTTCCACCAATGTTCAGGATTTAAGCGGTGGCTGGATTCCTTCCACTCAACTTAGTTTGGTCTTTGACGGCAACATTACTTATCCTTCCGGAGTGAATACCATTACCATTCCTTTGCAAACACCTTATATGCATACTCCCGGAAACTTGGTAATAATGGTCCAGCGTCCTATGGACACACAATATTATTCTGCCAGTGACAATTTCTATGGCTTAACGATTGGCGCTAACCGCACTATAAATATTTATAGTGACAGCACCCCCTATGATCCTGCCAATCCTCCTACCGGAGCAACTCTTACCGGTCTGGTTCCCAAAACAACCATTTTCTATTCAGGACAAGCAATTGTTAATGATATGGGCTGTTTAAGCATTACAGGGAACCCAACACCCAGTGTGGGTGCTGCCTCTAATTATGTAGTAACCGTAAAAAATAACGGCACGGCAGTTCAGACAAATTATACCGTAAAACTAATGAAAGAAGGTGGCGTAGAAGTTGGTTCTGTAGCAGGAACTTCTATAAACTCACTGCAGACCCTACAATTTACCATTCCCTGGACTCCTACTCAAACTGGAGCTACCTACATTTATGGCGAAGTGGTTTTAGCTACTGATGAAATTGCTACTAACAATCAAAGTGCCCATTTGAGCGTTAATGTTCAAGCACAAGGTGTTGTAGCGATAACAGTTGGTGCCGGTGGTTCAACTGGAAGAATGCCAGTAGATATGTATTACCACAATTCTCTGTTTGAAACCATTTATCTCGCTACAGAATTAAATATCGGTGGTTTGCTTACTGGAATTCAGTTCTATAATAATTTCGCAACAAATTTACCCAATATGCCCACCAATATCTGGGTTGGAGAAACCACTCAAACTGATCTAAGTACCGGTTGGATTCCTTCCACTCAGCTTACACAGGTCTATAATGGAACCGTGAATTATCCCAGCGGACCCAATAATATACTCATCACTCTTAATCCGCCTTATGCTTATGGTGGAGGAAATCTTGTCGTGATGGTAGAAAGACCTATGGATACACAATACTATTCATCTTCGGATGTATTCGTTACACAAACTGGAACAGTTGCCGCCCGCACTCTTAATCTCTATAGCGATTCTGTAGATTATGATCCTGCAAGCCCAGCTGCAGCTACTCCCGCTGCAATGTTCCCCAAAACAACCTTTATGCTGATAACCGAAGGTATGGGATCAATAAGCGGAACCGTTTCCGTAGGGGCTACACCTCTATCGGGTGCATCTGTTACAGTTGCTGGAACTGCTTTAGTTTGTACTACCGTTAATGGTGCATACAATTTCCCCTATGTTATGGAAGGTGCTCATCAAGTTACTGCCACTAAACACGGTTATAATTCAGTAACAAACAATGTGACAGTCGTTGAAGATCAAAATACGGTAAGTAACTTTACTCTTGCCCCTCTGCCACAAGTTACCGTAAGTGGACGCGTGGTTGGCAGCGATAATCCTACTGCTGGATTAGCTAATGCTACAATTGCTTTAAGTGGTTATGAACCTTATGAAGCAGTTACCAATGCTTCCGGAAACTTCTCCATTCCCAATGTATATGCCAGCCAAACCTACAATTATACTGTTACTATGACTGGTTACCAACAGGCAACGGGTCAGGTTGTAGTTGGAACTACAAATGTAAATATGGGCGATATTACAGTAACCGAACTTACTCTTCCCCCCGTTAATGTTCAGGCAACTGACAACGGAGCCATTGCCAGCATAACTTGGATGGAACCCGGATCGGGTGGTGGCGATTGGTTACATTATGATAACGGTGAAAATAATGATAGCATCGGAACCGGTGGCGCCAATGACTTTGATGTATATATTCGCTTCCCTGCATCCGAATTAACTCAGTATGCGGGTATGAGTTTATACACCCTAAAAGTATGGCCTGCCCAAGCAGGAACATTCTCTGTTCGCGTTTGGACTGGCGGAACCGCTACTCAGCCAGCTAATATGGTTGTAGATCAAGCTTTTACACCCACTCTGGATACTTATAACACTGTTAATTTAAATAACCCAGTATTGGTTAACGGAAACGAAGAACTTTGGTTTGGCTATCGTAATGTCGTTACTGGTGGATATCCTGCCGGTTGCGATGCCGGACCTGCCGTTGATGGTTTTGGCAATATGATGTATTTTGGTGGTCAGTGGACCACTTTAATTGCACAGAATCCTGCGTTGGATTACAACTGGAACATCCAAGGTTTCGTTGGTTGGGCTGCACCTACTAATGCTCCTTCTTTGGAAGGCATCAAGACAGTGCTAAAGGATACAAAATCTTTGCCTACAGCCAATATTAAATCCGTTGCTCAAAACACAAAAAGCACACAAACTGTAAGATCAACTAACGAGAGAATTCCGGTTGGTTATCAGGTTTGGCGTTTACTGCAGGGTCAGGAAACCAATGAAAGTGCCTGGACTCTGTTAACTCCCACACCTATTAATGCTTTAATGTATCCCGATGCTGGCTGGATTTCATTACCTGATGGCACATACAAATGGGCAGTAAAGACAGTTTATACTGGTGGTGTATATTCCATCGCCGGAATCTCCAATCCCTTGCCTTTATACAACGAAATCGGAACTATCGCCGGTATCGTTCGCAATATGCAAAATCAGCCAATTTCAGGCGCAACAGTTACTTGCGAAAATGTGACTGCTACAACTAACGCCACTGGCGCTTACAGTATGACAGTTTTAGCTGGAACTCACACTGTTACTGCCACTCACCCCAATTATCAGTCCGTATCTCAAACGGGAGTTATTGTTGTAACCGGCGAAACCACTACGGTTAACTTTCAACTACCTCCCACAGCAAATATCTTTACGGACGACTTTGAGTCCTATGCAGATTTCACTATAACCTTTGCTCCTTGGACATTGGTTGATGTAGATCAAAGCGGAACTTATGGTATTCAAGGTTATTCCTGGGAAAATATTTATAATCCCCAGGCATTCATAATCTTCAATCCTACTACCACATCTCCTGCCTTAACTACTTTCGCCGCTCACGGAGGAAACAAATTAGCAGCTTGCTTCGCTTCCACAACTCCTCCCAATAATGATTGGATGATTACTCCTCAGCTTACGCATCCCAATTCAGTCAAGTTCTGGGCAAGAAGTTATGTTTCGGATTATGGATTGGAAAGATTCAAGGTAGGTATTTCTCCTTCCACTAATCCTGCTGATTTCACTATCATTAGTGGACCAAACTACATTGAAGCACCGGTGGACTGGACAGAATTTACCTATCAAATTACCAATGTCGGTAATTACTACATTGGTATTCAGTGCCTTTCCAACGATGCCTTTATTTTCTGCGTAGATGATGTAACAGTTACCGGCGGAGATGTTAATGATCCTGAAGTTCCAGTAGTTGCCACCGCTTTGCATAACAACTATCCGAACCCCTTTAACCCGGAAACCACTATTTCCTATAGCGTTAAAGAAGCAGGACCCGTAACTCTTCAGGTCTATAATGTTAAAGGTCAATTGGTTAAGACCTTGATTAAAGGTATTCAGGAACCCGGAAATCATACAATCGTCTGGAATGGAACCGATAATAATGGTCGCTCAGTTTCCAGTGGCGTGTATTATTACAAAATGCAAGCTGGAAAGTATAGCAGCACCAAGAAAATGATAATGATGAAATAA